Genomic window (Capricornis sumatraensis isolate serow.1 chromosome 1, serow.2, whole genome shotgun sequence):
acagaggagcctggcgggctgcagtccatgggatcacaaagaatcagacacgaccgagtgtctaaacaaaacaaagatatacataaaatttatcatctgaaccatttTTAAGTTCAAGGGTATTAAAAACATCCACACTGTTGTGCGTCTATTTCCAGAAATTGTTCATCTTCCCCAATTGAGATTGCACCCATGGGACCCTGGCTGCccgtgcccctcccccagcccccagcaaccacatcctgccttctgtctctatgagtCTGAGTCCTCGAGGGGcctcatatatgtggaatcatacagtgtttgtcctttcgtctgacttgtttcacttcgcataatgtcttcaaggttcatccatgttgtagcgtgtgtcagaatttcctttttaagggtgaataatattccattgtaatgGACAGACCACTTTATCCATCGTCCagtgatggacacttgggttgcttccacatttgggatattgtgaacagtgctgccgTGAATAAAAGtgcattttgtaatatatattctGGAGAGAACTGCTAGTGTACACAGGTATGCAGAATTCTGGGGGCAAAGCATCCCGAGCTTTGGTGTGGCAGGTGCCCAGGTCTCAGTGCTCAGTGGAATTATCTGAGGAAAAAGACCCCACTCACAGCTTTCCTTACTTTATCTGCCTAGTGAGTGGGGTGGAGGTGATTGTTGATGAGTCTCTCAGGGGTGGGTTCCCTGGATGCTGCTGTCCAGCCACACGTGTCCTCAGAGTGACTTGGGACAGGCCAGTGTCCTCTTCTGTCTGAGAGCTATTATTATAGCAATAGCCATGGCGGCAGGAGCCAGCAGACACCAGTCACTGGCCTTTGTCCTGtgccctgccctgggctggcACGTTCCTGCCTGAATCCTTCCGTGACCCCAGGTGGGACAAGGTGATGAGTCTGGGGCCCAGGGGGTATAGGGACTTTGCTCAGGGTGTCACACCAGTGAGAGGGTGGCTGAGACTTTGAGCAAGTCTAGTAAGTTTCCTGAGTCTGAACTCCACAGACAGCTCAGCCACCTTCTTCCACCCCAGGAAGACTGAGCCCCCTGAAAGCAAGACGGGCTGACCCAAGTACCGCTGGTACTCAGCTGGGCCTGAAGCTGCAACTGCAGGTTCCCTGGCACCTGCAGCAAGGCCGGGAGGCACTGATTGTATAGCTGGCCTGGAGGCAGGGACTGAGTGTGGTGTTTTGAGATGAGCTGGTTAGGTTTTCTTGGTTCTGCTGCTCCAAAGACGGGCTGACTGGGTGGGTGGGAGCAATTCAGGCCATACTGTGCTTCTTCTTCTAGGCTGGCATGAGCAGAAAGAAGGGGGTACTACCTATGATGCTGGCCATGCTGGGCAGGGGTCCAGGGAGCCCAGACCCACATGTGGTGGAGGAGAcgtggaggggaggggacagagtCTGAGCGAGGGCTCTGGGCACTGGTTCCTGTGTCTCTGGCCCAGGTGCTAACACCGAAGCTCAGGGAGTGCAGGCATTTGACCTAGGTCACGTGCTGGTCAGTGGAGGGACTGGAATCACTCTTAGAAGTACCGACCTCACGGCCACTGGGCCCTGAAGCTTCCTGTCAGCCCctaaagcaagagaaagaaactcCCTGCACCCTGCACTCCATGCAGGGTGCCCTGATGTGCTGTGTCCAGGAGAGGCCCCTCGACCCCCAGCCTCTCACAGTCAGCGGCCTCGGCCCTCACTGAAATCACAGGGCTGCATGCAGCTGATCCACCAGCCACCAGGAcccggggtggggggcacagCGCATGTCAGGGTTCCCCATTACTGTGAGCTGCCCCCAGGCCCCCCGGGACACATCCCCTTGAGGCTAGGGGCGGCCAGGGCTTTCCAAAGTCCAGCCTCTGTCTAGAGTGGTTTCCATGGGGGGGAGACCAATCTGAGATGATGCGAGAGAACAGGATGTGGCTTTTGGGGGGTGCCAGGTCTAGGGGAGCCCCGATTCCCCAACCTGAGGCTGGGTTGTCTGTTTCCTGTCGGCCCACCCCTCTCAACCAGCTGCTGCAcaaccccacccctccacccccccccccccccccccgccccgccaagAGGTGAGCAGCCAGGACAAAGGGAAGCAGACCAGCCTGTGGTTGGCTGGCTGGCTGGTGATGTAAACTGCCTTCCCATCCTCAGGTCCAGCTGGGAGCTCCCAGACCTCCAGGAAGGCAAGATTGAGGCCATCAGCGACTCGGACGGGGTGAACTACCCATGGTACGGCAACACCACAGAGACCTGCACCATTGTGGGCCCTACCAAGAGAAACTCCAAGTTCATCATCAGCATGAATGATAACTTCTACCCCAGCGTCACGTGGGCCGTGCCCGTCAGCGAGAGCAACGTGGCCAAACTGACCAACATCTACCGGGACCAGAGCTTCATCACGTGGCTGGTGGCCACCAACACCTCGACCAACGACATGGTCATCCTGCAGACCCTGCACTGGCGCATGCAGCTGAGCATCGAGGTGGACCCCGCCCGGCCCCTGGGCCAGCGCGCCCGGCTCCAGGAGCCCATCGCCCAGGACCAGCCCAAAATCCTGAGCAAGAACGAGCCCATCCCGCCCAGCGCCCTGGTCAAGCCCAACGCCAACGACGCTCAGGTCCTCATGTGGCGGCCCAAGTTTGGGCCGCCACTGGTGGTGATCCCGCCCAAGCACCGGTAGCGGCTGGGGGCGCCCGCAGGGCGACACCCGGATGAGGACACCGCTCGAGCGAGCCCCCACACGGACTCTGTGGTCATTCAGCGAAATACAACCTTTCTACCTTCTCCGGCGGGGCGGATCTCACTGTGCGAATGCCCCTGGGatggcccctccccaccccgccccgcccccgcccttcTGGAACCTGCtttcctgggggaggggggagacccAGGCGGGACTGACCCCCCAACATGCACCCTCAGTGTCACCCTGGGTCTCCTTTCCTCTCCTAGCAAGTTCATTCATTTGCAACAGACACCCTGAAACAA
Coding sequences:
- the FAM78A gene encoding protein FAM78A isoform X2; protein product: MWSSWELPDLQEGKIEAISDSDGVNYPWYGNTTETCTIVGPTKRNSKFIISMNDNFYPSVTWAVPVSESNVAKLTNIYRDQSFITWLVATNTSTNDMVILQTLHWRMQLSIEVDPARPLGQRARLQEPIAQDQPKILSKNEPIPPSALVKPNANDAQVLMWRPKFGPPLVVIPPKHR
- the FAM78A gene encoding protein FAM78A isoform X1, translating into MPSFPWDCWSSLEIRVVLCAMGCIQSIGGKARVFREGITVIDVKASIDPIPTSIDESSSVVLRYRTPHFRASAQVVMPPIPKKETWIVGWIQACSHMEFYNQYGEQGMSSWELPDLQEGKIEAISDSDGVNYPWYGNTTETCTIVGPTKRNSKFIISMNDNFYPSVTWAVPVSESNVAKLTNIYRDQSFITWLVATNTSTNDMVILQTLHWRMQLSIEVDPARPLGQRARLQEPIAQDQPKILSKNEPIPPSALVKPNANDAQVLMWRPKFGPPLVVIPPKHR